TTGGAGAGAGTCCAGCCTGGGGACGCCGGAGCGATAGACTGAGCGATAGACTATTAACCAGGAACCGGAATGCGAGGGATGTGACCCCATGAATTTTCCTGCCCAACCCCATCGATTTACGGTATTTGAACTATGATCGCGGGGTCAAAGCCACCGCCTATGCCCAAGCAGGCATTGAGGATTACTGGGTCTTAGATGTCATCGATCGACGGCTCCATGTCTTCCGTCAACCAGCAGCCTCTGGCTATCAGCAGGAACTGATTCTCGCGGAAACCTTAACGGTCAGGCTGATCGCGTTCCCGGACTTAGAAATTGCCATTCAAGATCTGCTGCCTCCTCTCATTCCTTAAAACAACATCGTGCCTTAAAACAGCAAGACAGGCGATCGCCGATGTTAACGATCGCCTGCCTTGCCAACTTGAACTCCGTGGCCCAAGATCACCCAGTCGTTGAGCCGATTTCAGAATCTCGAAATCCTAGAAAACTTGTTCGACTTCCGTAATTTCGGGAATTTGCTCCCGCAGACGGCGCTCAATCCCCATGCGCAGGGTCATGGTGGAACTGGGGCAAGATCCACAAGCGCCCTGGAGCCGCAGCTTGACGATCGGGCCATCAATTTCAACCAATTCCACATTGCCGCCATCGGAAATTAGGTAAGGACGCATTTCATCCAATACCGTTTCCACATTGTCGTTTGTTAATGCCAGTGCCATACAGGATATTCCTTGTTGCAACTTGATGAAGGTTTGCCTATGCCAATCCTAGCGGATCACGCCTCCCCCCTAGCCACACCCCCAGCCATCCTGCATTGATTTTTTGAGGGGTAACTATGGGAAAAATCTCTAGAACTCATCTTCTAGAACCAACGTTCTGCAACCTTTTCTCTGGAACCTAGGCCAGTAATTGAATGTTGGTAAACACAAATTCAACGGGTTGAGAGTTATCTTCCGTAGTGATCACTCGCTTGTTAAGGACTGTGTACCCATTCACTTCTTCGTAGCTATCCTCAAATAGTTGTTTGGGGCTGGTTTGCACACCAGTTTGGGGATCATGAT
Above is a window of Alkalinema sp. FACHB-956 DNA encoding:
- a CDS encoding Uma2 family endonuclease, producing the protein MNYDRGVKATAYAQAGIEDYWVLDVIDRRLHVFRQPAASGYQQELILAETLTVRLIAFPDLEIAIQDLLPPLIP
- a CDS encoding NifU family protein is translated as MALALTNDNVETVLDEMRPYLISDGGNVELVEIDGPIVKLRLQGACGSCPSSTMTLRMGIERRLREQIPEITEVEQVF